Proteins from one Triticum aestivum cultivar Chinese Spring chromosome 7A, IWGSC CS RefSeq v2.1, whole genome shotgun sequence genomic window:
- the LOC123148245 gene encoding GDSL esterase/lipase At1g28600-like yields MGITNSMDVLLVFAVLLLNADVGSCGCFKRIFAFGDSIIGTGNFRTGSMWMPPYGGTYFHHPTGRCSDGRLIVDFYAQAFGLPLLPPSEPEEKTGQFPAGANFAVWGSFALSPDYYRKRYNLSTDHGCLDSQLGSFKTVLARIAPGKAATKRLLSESLVIFGEIGGNDYNSWFFDPRRSRDTPHQYMPDVIARIGAGVQDVINLGAKTILVPGNFPIGCIPVYLNDHKSNRSSDYDQFGCLKWYNAFSRKHNQLLRQEVGRLKSRNPSVKIIYADYYGAAMEFVRNPKRNGVDDPLVACCGGNSPYGTGRGCDQNAKVCRDPSRFANWDQVHMTEKAYSVISNGVLNGPYADIPLLHAC; encoded by the exons ATGGGGATTACCAATTCCATGGACGTCCTCTTGGTCTTTGCAGTCCTGTTGCTCAATGCTGATGTCGGGTCGTGCGGCTGCTTCAAGCGCATCTTTGCCTTTGGTGACTCCATCATTGGCACCGGCAACTTCCGGACAGGTTCGATGTGGATGCCCCCTTATGGAGGGACCTACTTCCACCACCCCACTGGCCGCTGCTCCGACGGGCGTCTAATCGTCGACTTCTACG CGCAAGCGTTTGGCCTGCCCCTGCTGCCGCCGAGCGAGCCCGAGGAGAAGACAGGGCAGTTCCCTGCCGGTGCCAACTTCGCCGTGTGGGGCTCGTTTGCGCTGAGCCCAGACTACTACCGGAAAAGGTATAACTTAAGTACGGACCACGGTTGCCTCGACTCGCAGCTCGGTTCCTTCAAGACAGTGCTCGCACGGATAGCTCCTGGAAAAG CTGCCACCAAGAGACTCCTCAGCGAGTCCCTTGTCATCTTTGGCGAGATCGGCGGCAACGACTATAACTCCTGGTTCTTTGATCCTCGGCGCAGCAGGGACACGCCCCATCAGTACATGCCTGACGTGATAGCCCGCATAGGTGCCGGCGTCCAGGATGTGATTAACCTCGGCGCAAAGACGATCCTTGTTCCGGGGAACTTCCCCATCGGGTGCATTCCGGTTTACTTGAATGATCACAAGAGCAACAGGTCTTCGGATTACGACCAGTTCGGCTGCCTCAAGTGGTACAACGCGTTCTCCCGGAAGCACAACCAGCTATTGAGGCAGGAGGTCGGCCGGCTCAAGTCTCGCAACCCCAGCGTGAAGATCATCTACGCAGACTACTATGGCGCCGCCATGGAGTTTGTCAGGAACCCCAAGAGGAATGGTGTCGACGACCCTCTGGTGGCGTGTTGTGGTGGCAACAGCCCATACGGCACCGGTCGCGGGTGCGACCAGAACGCGAAGGTTTGCCGTGACCCGTCCAGGTTCGCCAACTGGGACCAGGTTCACATGACGGAGAAGGCGTATAGTGTCATCTCCAATGGGGTGCTCAACGGCCCGTATGCGGACATCCCATTGCTCCATGCTTGCTAG